CTCTTTGATTCAGACTTTGTCTCTAGAGCTGGAGTTCTCCTGCCCACCCCTGAGGTATGGCACAGATCCTCCCTAGATGGTGATAAAGCATTAGGCTGGAGCAGAGACAGGGCAGACCCACCTTTTAATGTCTCCAGGCTTGattggggaggggctgggctctaCACCTTTTTTCTTCCCATCCAGTCTATTCCCGGAGCCGGAGAAGGCCTAGACAGGCAAGCAGGAGAGTGTGGGTACACTGAGCCCCAAGAGTGAGCACATGCATGCTCTTTGCTGAGACCACTGCAGGGGGATGTCACCCAGTCCCTCAGCATGGGCAGCTGAGCACTCTAGGCTGTGAGCAGCCCCTCAAATGCTGTGAGCTGAAGGGAGCCTCCTGGCCCAAGAGCAGCCAACCCCCAGAGGCAGCCAGTAGCCAGTGACAAGTGGAAAGGTCTGACTCTGCCCTTTGCAGGGCCACCTAGTTTGGGGCCCTGAGGTGGACTACGGCCTTTGTTGCAACTGCCCTGCAGCTCAGCTTTCCAATCCTGCCTCCTCCACTGCCTCCCAGTGCGCCTGTGCCCTCACACTGGCCATCCCCACTTTTTCCCCAGGGAGACAGGCTGGCGGCAGCGCTGAGGGGGTCATGTTACAATTCACCTTCAAACAGTGCAGGTGAAAAGAGGACATGTTCTTAGAGATAAAGCAAACGCAGCCACAATGGTGAATCTAGGTGAAGGGGGTATGTGTGTCCATTATACTATTTTAACCTTTGGGTGGGTTAGAATGTTCAAAAAAGTTGTGGCTGCCTTACAGATTTGTTAGAAGGATTCCATAAGAAAGTGGATGTCAAGTGCCATGTAACTGACCAAGTGGCAGATACATGTGTGTACAGACACCCAGAGGCCCGATCCCTGCTGAGGCCCCTGGAGCGTTACAGAGTGGCTGGGAGGAGCAGATGGCACGGCAGTAGCACAGGAAGTAAAACACGTGTGCTGGTACTTACTCGGAAGCCCAGCTCTCCAGCATAGCCACTATGGTCAGCTTCTCCTTCCTGCCAAGGACAGAAAAATAGGAGATAATCAACTTTTCCCTAGGGCCCCTCATTTGTATTGTTGTCTCTGCACCCAAACAGCTGAGACATCTCCTGGGAGCAGAGCTGGAAGAAAAACAGGGAATGTGGCTGCAATGGCACCAGTAGAGGCCAGACACGGGCTAGCAGTCAGGACAGACAGACCAGGGCACATTCCCAAACCCGATTACCAAAGAGGACACCAAAGCTGCCAGGCTGAGCAAGGAAGGTGCTgagcagggaaggtggggagagaaacaacTTACAGTTGATTCCTCATGCTGGACTTGTCTTTCGGGTTCTTTGTAGCCCAGTGGAGCATCAAAATCCACCTGCGTTCCCAAGATGAAAGTAAAATTGTGAGACATGGGGGTGCTCAGACTTCCCTAGCTTGTCTGTTTATAACTGCGACGACAGATTTAGGcacagttgtaagaaataacacaGAAAGATGCCCTGTAtacttttcccagttttcccaatggtgacatttttataaaattatagcatAGTATCACCACCAGGATATTGACATCTACACTATTTGGAATTCCTGTTTTACAAGAACTCCCTTTGCAAGTTCTCATAATTTATCACCAGTGTAGTTCCGTGCATTCTTGCCCACAGTCAAGATACTGAACAGGATAACCCCTTCAAGCTATACTTCTATATCTACACCCAAACCTTTGCTGGTGGCCCTCTCCAGCGCCCAAAGCCCCTTGCAACCACTACGCTGTCCTCCCTTTCTGAAGTGTTgtcatttcaaaatgttataaaaatggaGTCAGTGTGAACCATTTGGGATTGGCTTTCTTCCCCTCAGCGTCATTCTCTGGAAAGCCAGTAGGCTGTTGTGTGTTAACAGTTCCTTCCTCCTCAGGAGCTGAGTAGCctttcttagttgtttttttgttgttgttgtttttcaattgAGAGCTTCCTTAGCTTTTAAGAAGATCCATTCCTTGGCAGGTCTGAGATGCCAGTGGATTTAGCCATCTCAGAACTAGAGGCAACTCTGCCACCTCCACTGGCCCTGAGAAGGATCACAAGGTCAGCAGCCTCCTCATGATGTTCTGGCAGCATTTTCCTCCTCGCTTACCCAAACAGTCCCTGGGGCGATGTGACAGTGATACCCCTCTGGGGCATTGGCCTGTAGGGCCTACCAAATACTCGTTTCCCCCAGGCCTGAATGCACTATAAGCAGCAAAGCCACTCACATTCATGTCACACTCGATGATGGACACGGCCTTGTCAGGCTTGGTCTCCATCACCCGTAGTTCATAGATCTGTGGGAAGAACACAGAAATCAGATGGACAGTTTCACGGCTGCCCTGGGAGCTGTGCAGCATTCACATCACTGTGGCTCCCTACTGGGTGCTTGCAGACAGATGCATCGTTCACCTCCATGACACCCTCCTCAGCCACACCTCCTGCTGTGACAATGAGCCTATGGGGGTGGACTGCCTTGGTGCCTGCCCATCACTCAACAGAAGTTATTTCCCAAAAGTGGTTCAAATCAGGCAAGGGAATTATGAATCAAATTGCAAAAGACATTTATAACCTTTATCCCAGAAAgcaccgtatttttcagactatatgACGCacccccccccaatttgggaggaaaaggggggtgcgtcttatagtccgaatgtagcttacctggctcactatggggtgagggggtgatggcctatgttatttatgttattgaatattttaccacatttttcttcctattttcctcctctaaaacctaggtgctgtcttacagtctgaaaaatttggTACACtcctaggaatttattcatttttccttaatcctcacccaagaatatgctttacttaaattttagaaaggggggggagagagacaagagagagaaatatcaatgggttGTCTCCCATACGTGCTCCAAGCAGCcagtgaacctgcaaccttggtacaTGCCCTTGGTACATGCCCTTGGtacaacattttggtgtgtggCACAacgctccacccaactgagccacctagccagggcaggAATTTATTCTAAGTAAATAATTAGCTTAATACACAGAGAGAAAATTCAAAGGGTGCTCACTCCAACACTGCTAACAGTAATAATATATGGCCAAAATTTAGTCATATATAAATAAGTTATAGTCACCAGCGGAATACAAAGCagccaaaagaaaataaattaaaaaaccagTTATGGTGCTATGTGTCTAGGATAATATCATGTTTGtaaaaacatacattaaaaacatcCAGAGGACAGGAACTAAAAGTACCTAAATCTGTTTTTTTCAATACCACTTTAAGTTATTTCTTTTGACCCAGAGTATGCCTTGTTTTTGTAATGAACAGTCCAGGTACTCCCATCACTTAAAAAACCTAAACACTGGGGGGAAGCCACCAAAGTGAAGTGAGAAGGCTCAATGTGCCACATCTGTTCTTAAAAGCTTCTCCATTATTGCACAGAGATTCTTGAAAACTTCCTGTGTTTCTTGTGAGCCCACCAACACATTAACAACCTAGGTTTTATCCTGATTTAACTGGGTTCCACCAAAGGGCCCTTTAGAGTATCCAGTCTCCATGCTTCCATATagcacataatttatttttcccgTTCAGTCCAAAAATATAATCAATTTAGTTATATTTAGCATTACTACCTCAATATTAAGAACAATAACATTAAGACTACCTGTAATTAACTATGAAAGCTTATAAAATCAGTTCAAGTAGACAAGATCTAAACTGTTCCCCACAAAGCTAAAGGCAACAGGATTACTTCTTAGTTTTAGAGAAAAGTGTGATTCCAACCCCAAAACTTGAAAGTGAATATTCTCAGTACCAGATGCTGCAAAGAGAAGGAGCTGCTGGAGAACACGCCGGATCCTTGCTCTGACACCAGGGGCGTGACTGTCTTCTCCATCCTGGAGGAAGGGACTGGCTGAACCACAAGCTCCTGTTCATGGCCATGAGGGCCCCAGCCCCAAGGGGATGGGGCTAAGAGTGTGTGAAGGAGCTAAGAACTGGCCTCAGAGAAAAGGCATGCCAGGGCCATGGTCACTCCTGAGCACTAGGCAGTCCACCCTGATAGCAACTCTGTGAGGGTCAATCATGGTCACTGGCACAGTGGACAAGGGCTACCCATATCACTGCTCCATGCCTGTTAGGATGGCCTATCAGTAGGACTAACAACTATTACACCCTTCCTCAGACAAGCTGCCACAGAAAATGAGTAAGTGGATGCTTACTGTCTTAAATTTGTGGGAAATCATCTGTCACTATGcatgaaaagaatgagaaatggaGGAtgaaacataatatttcactttcCAGCTAAATTGTCTAGATGCAGACACCTAACAAGAATGGAATCATGGATGAACAAAAGTGTTGTTCAGACCTGAAAAACTTGTGTCAAGATGGACAAGTCCAAAGGacccaagagaaaaaagaaaaaggacgtGGGATCCCATGAGGAGAGGAGACTTCAGGTGGCACCATCACTCAGTGATCCTGCTTCCAGGTGGCCCGCAGCACCAGAGGCGCACTGCATGGAAAACTCTAGGAGGGCCTATATACGTCCAGGGGAGGAAATCACAAGGACAAGGCCTCAGACTGGATCGTTTCTGTGTCCTAACAGCTTTGCAAAGCTCATCTCAGATTTTAGGAGCAATGTAGACCCTTCTAACTGGGGCACAATTGACAGGCTCGCCACCATGATACAGAGACCGATTAATGAGTATGACAGTGTTCAGCTCATTCACCTATAAATGTAATCAGTCAATCATCAAAACACAGTTACTGAATGATTAGTAAAGGTctctaaaaagcaaacaatagGCAGCAATTAGTTGACAAAAACCAGGTACCAcagatggatgcttctctctctccaggtTCTGCCAGCCACATGGCTGACACACTCACCTTCTCATTGTAGTTGATGGCAATCACATCCCCAGTGGTCAGACAGGCAAAGTTTCTCAATGCGTTTTCTAATCTGCAGACACTGTCAAGGCATAAACATAAACCGTGGCTCCAGAATCTGCCACTGTGACATGGCACATCCCAGAGAAGATCTTAGAGTCTgagggagaggccaagctgtctAGGTTCACTTCTCTTGGTCACGCAGCCTTTCATGGAGACAGCAACCTTGTAAAAAGGGCCTTGTGTAGACTGTTGCCTTCATTCCTTATTTGAAATGCACACTGCAGGAGTGCCCTGTCCTCGACTCCTCCTGATGACCCCTGAGCTGTCAAATCCGATCCACTAAGCCTCTGAGGTTGAAAATGGCCCCCGCATCACTGTTCTGTGCACCTTCCACATTCTCTGTTCTATGCTGACTGCATTTATCCAGGCTGTCAGCTACACCAGGGAGCGCTGGGTTGACTCTGATGATGAAAGTAATGCCCCTTCTCTGTAGACTAACAAGGTAACTACAAGAGAAATTGCTTCTGAAGGCAATCTAGTAAGAATGAAACTCATgtaaaaattcagagaaaatcatGAGGGGCTATGATCACGGAGGCAGGCCCTGCTCCTTGATGCTGACAGCTAGACAAGCACCTCCAGGCAAAGCTCTGAAGGACAAGGTAATGAGACTTAGCCACAGGACACTGTCCTGCCTGTAGGATGGGAAGCCCCTACCACTGACTGCCGTGAGCAGAGCCCAGCACCCTTGCATGTCCAGGATCTGGCTGCAGGGGGTCAACACGCCACTCCACAGACACATTCAGTGGATGGCTCGACATGAGCCACCCGTATCTCGCACATGGCTGGAAGCAGGCTGCTCCTGAGCTCctgcctggggagagggggtggagggcaagtgggggcaggtggaggtggctTTTCTTCTACTATTGACttatctgtgttttttttaaacatgcatttttaaaaacaaataggtgATAGAGTGGCTACCCTATAACATAATCTCAACAAGCCAAACTGAGGGCCCTAAGTTATTGTAGTCCACACACAGCTTGTCCCTTACCCACAGTGGTCACTCATtaaattataaacacacacatatggctTATGTTTAGAGGAGAACCTACCAAAAAAATCACTAGAACCTAAAACATTTGCTTTCCTGTGCTGAGAGAAAACTTACTAAATCACTGCTCTCCACTGGTTTCGAATGAAGAGCCTAAGCCTGGGTAAAAGGGGAGGCTGAGTGGCAAGTTCATAGACACCAGCGCCTCACAGGGGTTGGGGGCTGAGAGGCAGACCAGTTGGCCCCCTTCTATCGGGACATACTGGGCTTTGTGCTAGGTGTCCCAGTCCACCTGAAGGAAAGGTTCCAGTTTGCCCAGGAGAAAATACACAGAGAGAATACAGAAGAGGCCCACAGAGCATCTAGCGCACTTATGAGGCCCAGGTCCACAAGTTGTGGCAAATGTGTGGTTGAATGTCATTATTCTCCAATCACAGGAAATATGTGCTCCCCAAAGTAGGCACACATTCAAAAAAGCCCTGTGTTTTACTGACTGCCAGTACACCCCTGTTTTGTTCACAACCCTTCTCATCTCAAAAGGATACACTGCTTTAGGGTTGGTGATGTCTAGGAAGTCAGGACTCTGGGGCTGAAATTTGGAGTAAGTGGCCACTTGAAGGTTGACACTTTCCACCTGAACCAGGCCCCCTTCTTCCAACAGCAAATTCTGCATCAtctagaggaaaaagaaggatACATGAGTCTCCTGGAAATCAAATGGCCAGCAGGACTATCACCGATCCATACACTGGGTAGGCTGAAGCCTGACATACAGGTGGCTTCTTCCTTGGGAACCTATTCTGGACTGACACCCTGAGGAAGCCCAGGAGCCTAAGGTGGAATGGAGCCTGCCAATCAGCCAACAGAATGCTGCTTATTCACGGGTGTTGACTCAGCGGCAGCAGCTGAGAAATCCCAGGCAATCACCTACTCCTGCTGAGAGCTGGAAGGCCAGCTCAAGAAGAGGTGAGCCAGCAGTTTGCTGCTACATAAAAACAAGCACCCAAGGGATGTGATGTTTCTCAACAAAAAGGATTCAGTTAGTTTCCTGGTCCAAAATGATCTAAGAACCTAGACAAAGGGCCTTCAAGTCTATGGGTTGGAGAGAGAACCTTTGAGGTCCAGAGTACCCAGTatcacccttcctctctcacctCTAAAGAAGGGCCACGCAGGGGTCTCTGCAGATCCAGAGTGGCCTAAGAAGTTGTCACTGCCCAATACTTCAGCCACTCATAGTGCTCTACTGGATGAACTGAAGGCCTCCAACCCAGGAGGGGGACCTCCAGACACACAAGAGAATGATGCACTGAGAGGCAAGTGCTGGGGAGGGCAAATAAGCAAGAAAGCAAGTTCGGTCTGGGCTCTGAGATGTAAG
The genomic region above belongs to Phyllostomus discolor isolate MPI-MPIP mPhyDis1 chromosome 13, mPhyDis1.pri.v3, whole genome shotgun sequence and contains:
- the UFD1 gene encoding ubiquitin recognition factor in ER-associated degradation protein 1 isoform X2 gives rise to the protein MTVIMPPSALDQLSRLNITYPMLFKLTNKNSDRMTHCGVLEFVADEGICYLPHWMMQNLLLEEGGLVQVESVNLQVATYSKFQPQSPDFLDITNPKAVLENALRNFACLTTGDVIAINYNEKIYELRVMETKPDKAVSIIECDMNVDFDAPLGYKEPERQVQHEESTEGEADHSGYAGELGFRAFSGSGNRLDGKKKGVEPSPSPIKPGDIKRGIPNYEFKLGKITFIRNSRPLIKKVEEDEAGGRFVAFSGEGQSLRKKGRKP
- the UFD1 gene encoding ubiquitin recognition factor in ER-associated degradation protein 1 isoform X1, producing the protein MFSFNMFDHPIPRVFQNRFSTQYRCFSVSMLAGPNDRSDVEKGGKIIMPPSALDQLSRLNITYPMLFKLTNKNSDRMTHCGVLEFVADEGICYLPHWMMQNLLLEEGGLVQVESVNLQVATYSKFQPQSPDFLDITNPKAVLENALRNFACLTTGDVIAINYNEKIYELRVMETKPDKAVSIIECDMNVDFDAPLGYKEPERQVQHEESTEGEADHSGYAGELGFRAFSGSGNRLDGKKKGVEPSPSPIKPGDIKRGIPNYEFKLGKITFIRNSRPLIKKVEEDEAGGRFVAFSGEGQSLRKKGRKP